From Neospora caninum Liverpool complete genome, chromosome VIII, a single genomic window includes:
- a CDS encoding Glutaredoxin, related → MKGSPKAPMCGFSARAVGILNSLDVDEYTFVNILQYPDVRALAKKHFNWPTYPLLVVGGEVVGGVDIMDDLNKTGELGELIKKALKESEGAAAGGPEGDRSKA, encoded by the coding sequence ATGAAAGGCTCTCCAAAAGCACCCATGTGTGGTTTTTCCGCGAGGGCAGTTGGGATATTGAACTCCTTAGACGTCGATGAGTATACGTTCGTGAACATTCTACAGTACCCTGATGTACGTGCACTGGCGAAAAAACACTTCAACTGGCCCACCTACCCTTTGTTAGTCGTGGGCGGGGAAGTCGTGGGCGGGGTGGATATTATGGATGACCTTAACAAAACAGGCGAACTGGGAGAACTCATCAAGAAAGCACTCAAGGAGTCCGAAGGTGCGGCGGCCGGTGGCCCAGAAGGAGATCGATCGAAAGCCTGA